A part of Paenibacillus donghaensis genomic DNA contains:
- a CDS encoding Bax inhibitor-1/YccA family protein, whose product MIGRSGNPALNDKTFEEARPSSGQAQMTLGGTVNKAFITLIILLGGAFSAWMMYFNGENVFPYMVGGAIAGFVLALIVSFRPTAAPYLVPVYAIAEGVFLGALSANYESLYNGITLQAALLTIAVFFALLLVYRTGVIKVNNKFRLGVLAATGGVALVYLLSFGLGMFGVNVPYLHDNSLIGIGISVVIVIIAALNLVLDFNFIENGVQQGAPRYMEWYGAFGLMVTLVWLYVEMLRLLSKLWSRN is encoded by the coding sequence ATGATAGGCCGCAGCGGTAATCCCGCGCTTAATGACAAAACGTTCGAAGAAGCCCGTCCTTCCTCCGGGCAAGCACAGATGACACTTGGCGGAACGGTCAACAAAGCCTTTATTACATTGATCATTCTGCTCGGCGGCGCGTTTAGTGCCTGGATGATGTATTTTAACGGGGAGAATGTATTTCCTTATATGGTGGGGGGCGCAATCGCAGGTTTCGTGCTGGCCCTGATCGTCAGCTTCAGACCCACAGCCGCGCCTTATCTGGTGCCGGTCTATGCGATTGCTGAAGGAGTATTCCTGGGGGCGCTCTCAGCCAATTATGAATCGTTATACAACGGCATTACGCTGCAGGCTGCCTTGTTGACCATTGCTGTATTTTTTGCGCTGCTGCTGGTCTACCGTACCGGTGTGATCAAGGTCAACAACAAGTTCAGACTAGGAGTGCTGGCTGCTACCGGAGGCGTCGCACTGGTGTACCTGCTCAGCTTCGGGCTGGGGATGTTTGGTGTGAACGTGCCTTATCTGCATGATAACAGCCTGATCGGGATCGGAATTTCCGTGGTTATCGTGATCATCGCCGCGCTTAATCTGGTGCTGGATTTCAATTTCATCGAGAATGGTGTACAGCAGGGTGCGCCGAGATATATGGAATGGTATGGGGCCTTTGGCTTGATGGTTACGCTAGTGTGGCTGTATGTGGAAATGCTGCGTCTGCTGTCCAAGCTGTGGAGTCGTAATTAG
- a CDS encoding EcsC family protein: MSEEIPPSAPLETADELRAALAEVAKWEKEQNKLMIWDRIARLPFKLLDKITPKFIHDKVGQLLDELGNYVQNGGNYLVAGRKVDSLMAEASRAAGGSETGPYRLAVMDAASRQLAHSRRNMATAQGATTGFGGVFTLAADIPAILGLSLKVIQEIGLCYGYDPRDKAERVFTVKVMQFSSSDVVGKRTLLKELNLQAGGNGDITAGTKEAVSKIQGWREVITVYRDNWGWKKLLQAVPVAGMFFGAYTNRKALEEVAEAAHMLYRKRRILERLAGDTA; the protein is encoded by the coding sequence ATGTCCGAGGAGATTCCCCCGTCTGCACCGCTTGAAACTGCGGACGAGCTGCGTGCCGCATTGGCCGAGGTAGCCAAATGGGAGAAGGAACAGAACAAGCTGATGATCTGGGACCGGATTGCCCGCCTGCCGTTTAAGCTGCTGGATAAGATCACCCCTAAGTTCATTCATGACAAGGTTGGCCAGCTGCTGGACGAGCTGGGCAATTATGTCCAGAATGGAGGCAATTATCTTGTGGCCGGCCGCAAGGTGGATTCGCTGATGGCGGAAGCCAGCCGCGCTGCCGGCGGTTCTGAGACTGGGCCCTATCGCTTGGCGGTGATGGACGCAGCGTCCCGCCAGCTGGCACACAGCCGCCGTAATATGGCGACTGCCCAGGGAGCGACCACCGGCTTCGGCGGGGTGTTTACACTTGCTGCCGATATTCCGGCTATTCTGGGCTTGTCGCTGAAGGTGATTCAAGAGATTGGTCTCTGCTATGGCTATGATCCCAGAGATAAGGCGGAGCGTGTATTCACGGTAAAGGTAATGCAATTCTCCTCTTCGGATGTGGTGGGGAAGCGTACGCTGCTGAAGGAGCTTAATCTGCAGGCGGGCGGCAATGGCGATATTACTGCCGGTACCAAGGAAGCCGTCTCCAAAATTCAGGGCTGGCGTGAAGTAATCACCGTATACCGCGACAATTGGGGCTGGAAGAAGCTGTTGCAGGCGGTACCGGTGGCAGGGATGTTTTTTGGTGCCTACACCAACCGCAAGGCGCTGGAGGAAGTGGCCGAGGCCGCGCATATGCTGTACCGCAAGCGAAGAATTCTGGAGCGGTTGGCCGGCGACACTGCCTGA
- a CDS encoding TetR/AcrR family transcriptional regulator, with amino-acid sequence MSKETSSVRAKGEEAVSVNRREQILEAAVVVFAEHGYYRATTAQVAEKVGISQPYIFKLFKNKEELFVAALSRAFERINTAFSRLDSSADDIVQEAIGVYEALMQTHPNEIILQVQALGIRDQLIRETMQRGMGGITELMEQLFTAAGLEHPDVAVSTFMANGMLCNISMALEMPALKPKHLGQ; translated from the coding sequence ATGAGTAAAGAAACCAGCTCCGTCCGCGCCAAAGGAGAAGAGGCCGTGTCCGTGAACCGCCGGGAGCAGATTCTGGAGGCTGCTGTTGTTGTTTTTGCCGAGCATGGCTATTACCGGGCTACCACTGCGCAAGTCGCAGAGAAGGTGGGAATCTCCCAACCCTATATCTTCAAGCTGTTCAAGAACAAGGAGGAATTGTTCGTCGCTGCGCTGAGCCGGGCGTTCGAGCGGATCAACACCGCATTCAGCAGACTGGATTCTTCTGCGGATGACATTGTCCAGGAGGCTATTGGGGTATATGAAGCACTGATGCAGACCCATCCCAATGAGATTATTCTGCAGGTGCAGGCGCTGGGCATTCGCGATCAGCTGATCCGTGAGACGATGCAGCGGGGAATGGGTGGTATTACTGAGCTGATGGAACAGCTCTTCACCGCAGCGGGTCTGGAGCATCCCGATGTAGCCGTCAGCACATTTATGGCGAACGGCATGCTCTGTAATATCTCGATGGCACTGGAGATGCCGGCATTGAAGCCGAAGCATCTAGGGCAATAA
- a CDS encoding DUF6509 family protein, which translates to MLKFTSYKVDNLKDPFGILTGKRYEFVINLDVPEDDELYLENGVSARVIVKVEDEETSIVSYDLQETTTGNVLEFDFEEDEEAALVLFCKEHLPE; encoded by the coding sequence ATGCTGAAATTTACGAGTTACAAAGTGGACAACCTAAAGGATCCTTTTGGTATTCTAACCGGCAAAAGATATGAGTTCGTCATTAATCTCGATGTTCCCGAGGACGATGAGCTGTATTTGGAAAATGGGGTTTCCGCACGTGTGATTGTTAAAGTGGAGGACGAAGAGACCAGCATCGTCAGCTACGATCTGCAGGAGACAACAACCGGCAATGTGCTGGAGTTTGATTTCGAAGAGGACGAGGAAGCCGCGCTGGTATTGTTCTGCAAGGAGCATTTGCCGGAATAA
- a CDS encoding sigma-70 family RNA polymerase sigma factor: protein MNNKTDWVPRAIQGDAEAFQELMHEEKEKLYKLAYVYMRNEADALEVFQETVYKAFLSISTLRKEQYFSTWVTRILIYTAIAQLKKKQKIIPFSPELLMEYETSPAAGGHEEQLDLLEAMDQLEEKYKTVLLLRYYKDYSVKQIAGMLDCPEGTVKTHIHRGLTELKKRLKGAYYDDRTDSLI, encoded by the coding sequence TTGAACAATAAGACCGATTGGGTCCCGCGTGCCATTCAGGGAGATGCCGAGGCCTTTCAGGAACTGATGCACGAAGAGAAAGAGAAATTATATAAGCTGGCCTATGTGTATATGCGCAATGAAGCCGATGCCCTGGAGGTGTTTCAGGAAACGGTCTATAAGGCATTCCTGTCCATATCTACACTCCGCAAGGAACAATATTTCTCCACCTGGGTGACGCGAATTCTGATCTATACCGCCATTGCCCAGCTGAAAAAAAAGCAGAAAATCATCCCCTTCAGCCCCGAGCTGCTGATGGAGTATGAAACTTCACCCGCCGCAGGCGGGCATGAAGAACAGCTGGATCTGCTTGAGGCCATGGATCAGCTTGAGGAGAAATATAAGACGGTGCTGCTGCTGCGTTATTACAAGGATTACTCAGTTAAGCAGATTGCGGGTATGCTGGACTGCCCGGAAGGAACCGTGAAGACCCATATTCACCGGGGATTAACGGAGCTCAAGAAACGATTAAAGGGGGCTTATTACGATGACCGAACCGATTCGCTCATTTAA
- a CDS encoding BadF/BadG/BcrA/BcrD ATPase family protein, whose translation MLNTKQLVIGIDGGGTRTRVMVSDRQGHVLAYVEKGGASIHRDPLARDNVHEAIREALAAAGRTAAEVSGIAAGIAGYDKEEDLQWVESLTAVEGLDCPRWHFNDAVAAHYGALLTEPGIVVLSGTGSVIVAITEAGESIRNYDFHHYTGSGSRFISYNAVYEVLAGNTAPADSLLVQQLLEHWQVATVMELAVLGKAGFMPGAKERDRRFEQFTPCITAAAVAGSPLAQRVCDRCIQQMKIGIEMLALLFSSETVPVAFIGSVINSPYFKDNLTALLACGNHKTYTLPAPVFSPVTGSVLYAISQLSDGIRPAPAVMDNLRRSIHTRP comes from the coding sequence ATGTTAAATACCAAACAGCTTGTGATTGGAATAGACGGCGGCGGTACACGCACACGGGTGATGGTCAGTGACCGGCAAGGTCATGTGCTGGCTTATGTGGAAAAAGGCGGCGCCTCCATCCACAGAGACCCGCTGGCACGGGATAATGTGCATGAAGCGATCCGTGAGGCATTGGCTGCGGCAGGGAGAACCGCAGCTGAGGTAAGTGGGATTGCCGCCGGAATTGCCGGCTACGACAAGGAAGAAGACCTGCAATGGGTGGAGTCGCTGACAGCCGTGGAAGGGCTGGACTGTCCGCGATGGCATTTCAATGATGCGGTAGCGGCCCACTACGGCGCGCTTCTGACAGAACCGGGCATTGTCGTCCTCTCTGGCACAGGATCGGTAATTGTCGCCATTACCGAAGCCGGTGAGTCGATCCGAAATTATGATTTCCATCATTATACCGGTAGCGGCTCCCGGTTCATCTCCTATAATGCCGTGTATGAGGTGCTGGCCGGCAACACGGCACCCGCCGACAGCCTGCTGGTTCAGCAGCTGCTGGAGCATTGGCAGGTTGCGACCGTTATGGAGCTTGCTGTGCTGGGCAAGGCAGGCTTCATGCCCGGGGCCAAGGAACGCGACCGCAGGTTCGAGCAGTTCACCCCCTGCATTACTGCAGCAGCAGTGGCGGGAAGCCCGCTGGCTCAGCGGGTCTGCGACCGCTGCATCCAGCAGATGAAGATCGGGATCGAAATGCTGGCGCTTCTCTTCAGCTCAGAGACGGTGCCGGTTGCCTTCATCGGAAGTGTGATCAACAGCCCCTATTTCAAAGACAATCTCACCGCCCTCTTAGCCTGCGGCAATCATAAGACCTACACCCTGCCTGCACCCGTCTTCTCACCGGTGACCGGCTCCGTGCTGTACGCCATCAGCCAACTGTCGGACGGAATCCGCCCTGCCCCTGCTGTAATGGACAATCTGCGCCGCAGTATCCACACCCGCCCCTGA
- a CDS encoding nucleotide excision repair endonuclease — translation MINITIPTVDVSITKQEAPVLSNIYGFTDFHLIPRDYGGIFMFYNAQEELLFVGKARKLRPRIKKHFEDTVSPVKEHRNEITKIDVCLIEDPVHREIYETYIVNKLRAKYNVDKVLYK, via the coding sequence ATGATCAACATTACCATTCCTACAGTGGATGTTTCCATTACGAAGCAAGAGGCTCCGGTACTGAGCAATATCTACGGCTTCACCGATTTCCATCTGATTCCCCGTGATTATGGCGGCATCTTCATGTTCTATAATGCACAGGAGGAGCTGTTGTTTGTCGGCAAGGCCAGAAAGCTGAGACCGCGGATCAAAAAACATTTCGAGGATACCGTATCGCCAGTCAAGGAACACCGCAATGAAATCACCAAGATTGATGTGTGCCTGATCGAAGATCCGGTCCACAGAGAGATCTATGAGACCTACATTGTCAATAAGCTGAGAGCTAAATACAATGTGGACAAAGTGCTGTACAAATAA
- a CDS encoding DUF4179 domain-containing protein: protein MTEPIRSFKQDIDRIEVPLDKLDAIITQTVQQPQQGPAGRVPVKRKRWALRIAMTAAVSCGLLLGSAAVSPAMAGLVSQIPLLGSIFSQSEDIGLKQVSDQGLSTAVGQSQTSGDVSLTIDEVFYDGTRFTIGYSLQSEKPLTSLNGFSRMDVTVNGKALGFAGGDKRTELSPSYVAGIFDLDAFDGLPERFMLGLSFQGEGGKQWDFSLPVSLSGDVTRLAIDHKQEASGIELNISNLKIGPAGIRLFYQTVADETSRAEDLEFRIVDEHGQELPSHSGGSTSERKAGIEYGKGSRLYDPAAADTKELTITPYLTKATDGGGVALDDAGQATPVERMPGTADDITFQSFTVTLP, encoded by the coding sequence ATGACCGAACCGATTCGCTCATTTAAGCAGGACATCGATAGAATAGAGGTGCCGCTGGATAAGCTGGATGCCATTATTACGCAGACGGTGCAGCAGCCGCAGCAGGGCCCGGCAGGCCGGGTGCCGGTGAAGCGGAAGAGATGGGCACTCAGAATTGCCATGACAGCGGCCGTTTCTTGCGGACTGCTGCTCGGATCGGCTGCGGTTTCTCCAGCTATGGCCGGGCTGGTGTCGCAGATTCCGCTGCTTGGCTCCATCTTCAGCCAGTCGGAAGACATCGGATTGAAGCAGGTCAGCGATCAAGGGCTGAGCACGGCCGTGGGACAATCGCAGACCTCGGGTGATGTGTCGCTCACGATCGATGAAGTTTTCTACGACGGAACCAGATTCACGATCGGCTATTCTCTGCAGTCGGAGAAGCCGCTGACCAGCTTGAACGGGTTCTCGAGAATGGACGTCACGGTTAACGGCAAGGCCCTGGGTTTTGCAGGAGGGGACAAACGGACGGAGCTGTCTCCGAGCTATGTGGCCGGGATTTTTGATCTGGATGCTTTTGATGGTCTGCCTGAGCGCTTCATGCTGGGCCTGAGCTTTCAAGGCGAAGGAGGCAAGCAATGGGACTTCTCGCTTCCTGTCAGTCTTAGCGGTGACGTTACCCGTCTAGCCATTGACCACAAGCAGGAGGCCAGTGGGATAGAGCTTAACATCTCCAATCTGAAAATAGGACCAGCCGGCATCAGACTCTTCTACCAGACAGTAGCCGATGAGACCAGCAGGGCCGAAGACCTGGAATTCCGTATCGTGGATGAGCATGGCCAGGAGCTGCCATCACATTCCGGAGGAAGTACAAGTGAACGGAAGGCTGGAATCGAATACGGCAAGGGTTCCCGGCTGTATGATCCGGCTGCGGCAGATACGAAGGAGCTGACCATTACCCCTTATCTGACAAAAGCCACGGACGGGGGCGGCGTCGCGCTGGATGATGCCGGGCAGGCTACCCCGGTCGAACGCATGCCCGGGACGGCAGACGATATCACGTTCCAGAGCTTCACCGTCACGCTGCCTTAG
- the rlmN gene encoding 23S rRNA (adenine(2503)-C(2))-methyltransferase RlmN yields the protein MNTESIYGLTLDQMTAWLLEYGHKKFRATQIWEGLYRKRISEFTELLALDANPECVQLIADHFAIHTMEEHVKQESTDGTVKFLFRLRDGNLIETVLMRQKYGLSVCVTTQVGCNIGCSFCASGLLAKSRDLSSGEIVEQIMKVQQYLDQAGQGEKVSHVVVMGIGEPFDNFRNLLDFLAIIKDHKGLAIAGRGITVSTSGLAGKIIEFADANMQVNLAVSLHAPNNELRTRIMKINRAIPIEQLMESIDYYLAKTKRRITLEYILMKDVNDQKEHALELAELIGERRQLVNVNLIPYNPVDEHSQYHRSELESIRGFFDTLKKQNVSVSTRLEHGVDIDAACGQLRSKQIKKSKAVV from the coding sequence ATGAATACAGAATCCATTTATGGATTAACTTTGGATCAAATGACGGCTTGGCTGTTGGAATACGGTCATAAGAAATTTAGGGCGACCCAGATCTGGGAGGGGCTGTACCGCAAGCGGATCTCCGAATTCACGGAATTGCTTGCGCTTGACGCCAACCCCGAGTGTGTCCAGCTGATTGCGGACCATTTCGCCATTCATACAATGGAAGAGCATGTGAAGCAGGAATCAACCGATGGAACGGTGAAATTCCTGTTTCGGCTCAGAGACGGCAACCTGATCGAGACGGTGCTGATGAGACAGAAGTACGGTCTGTCGGTATGCGTCACCACCCAGGTAGGCTGCAATATCGGCTGCAGCTTCTGTGCCAGCGGACTGCTGGCTAAGAGCCGCGACCTGTCGAGCGGCGAGATTGTGGAGCAGATTATGAAGGTGCAGCAATACCTGGACCAGGCCGGTCAAGGGGAGAAGGTCAGCCATGTGGTGGTGATGGGCATCGGCGAGCCTTTTGACAACTTCCGCAACCTGCTCGATTTCCTGGCAATCATCAAGGATCACAAGGGACTGGCCATCGCCGGAAGAGGGATCACCGTGTCCACAAGCGGTCTGGCCGGCAAAATCATCGAATTCGCCGATGCGAATATGCAGGTCAATCTGGCGGTTTCTTTACACGCGCCGAACAACGAGCTGCGCACGCGGATTATGAAGATCAACCGGGCGATTCCTATTGAGCAGCTGATGGAGTCGATCGATTATTATCTGGCTAAGACGAAGCGCAGAATTACCTTGGAGTATATCCTGATGAAGGATGTCAATGATCAGAAGGAGCATGCCCTGGAGCTGGCCGAGCTGATTGGCGAGCGCAGACAGCTGGTGAATGTGAACCTGATTCCTTACAATCCAGTGGATGAGCACAGCCAGTATCATCGCAGCGAGCTGGAATCGATCCGCGGGTTCTTCGATACCCTGAAGAAGCAGAATGTCAGCGTCAGCACCCGTCTGGAGCATGGAGTCGACATTGATGCCGCCTGCGGACAGCTGCGCAGCAAGCAGATCAAGAAATCGAAGGCGGTTGTCTAA
- a CDS encoding methyl-accepting chemotaxis protein yields MNVIDALVLTAPYFKLIHTQDIMIGVTDREMFHYYAPSKNIDLGLDKGSPVVKEDPTLMAALEGRASVNRVPAEVYGHTVISSGVPIYGSDGTIVGALAIAYTLENEAKLGQLTDEINEVTGHLVDMVQTVAAQAEQLSATSLQILDNSRKAVSDSQEVNKVTGFIREISEQTNLLGLNAAIEAARVGEQGAGFGVVAKEVRKLSVNTKEATHSIESALSNVQQSIKQMEREIESIADSSNTQAELVTDFSEVIERLNRTSNEMTEFIRSIIQ; encoded by the coding sequence ATGAACGTTATAGATGCCTTAGTCCTTACCGCGCCTTATTTCAAGCTGATTCACACACAGGATATTATGATTGGTGTTACGGACAGAGAGATGTTCCACTATTATGCTCCCAGTAAGAATATCGACCTTGGACTGGACAAGGGCAGCCCTGTGGTGAAAGAAGATCCTACTCTAATGGCTGCGCTGGAAGGACGTGCAAGTGTGAACCGTGTCCCGGCAGAAGTCTATGGTCATACTGTAATCTCGTCCGGCGTACCGATCTATGGATCTGATGGAACCATCGTCGGGGCTTTAGCGATTGCCTATACACTGGAGAATGAAGCGAAGCTGGGACAACTGACCGATGAGATCAACGAGGTTACCGGACATCTGGTTGACATGGTCCAGACTGTAGCCGCACAGGCTGAGCAGTTGTCAGCTACCTCCTTGCAGATTCTGGACAACTCCCGCAAGGCGGTGTCCGATTCTCAGGAAGTGAACAAGGTGACCGGCTTCATCCGCGAGATCTCGGAGCAGACGAACCTGCTGGGGCTCAATGCGGCCATTGAAGCAGCGCGGGTGGGAGAGCAGGGAGCGGGCTTCGGTGTGGTTGCGAAGGAAGTGCGTAAGCTGTCCGTCAATACTAAAGAGGCCACGCATAGTATCGAAAGTGCGCTGAGCAATGTGCAGCAATCCATCAAGCAGATGGAGCGAGAGATTGAATCGATTGCGGATTCCTCCAACACACAGGCCGAACTGGTGACCGATTTCAGCGAGGTCATTGAACGGTTAAATAGAACAAGCAATGAAATGACGGAATTTATCCGGTCCATCATCCAGTAG
- a CDS encoding NAD-dependent epimerase/dehydratase family protein — protein sequence MVTKALVLGATGGTGTVIIAELLKRGIETVAFGRSLPKLEGLARSLGHPAGLSLKTGDVFRPEDIVAAADGVDLIIHSASVPYNEMSAQLLPMAESVMQAASQLGSKVIAVDGIYPYGRRTNEQPIEEHYPKNPHTRKGQVKLAFEQLFFSPRWERSPRMIVRLPDYYGPTANEASYLGSTLAAIAAGKPAFFIGNKSVPREYVYLPDAAVMIVELALREEAYGQNWHIPGGGVISGEEMVRIARQVSGKTKPVIPLGAASLSLLGLGVPVMKEIVEMLYLTREPLRLSGRKYEALVGPVPSTSFEIGITETVKEIMKRGR from the coding sequence ATGGTAACAAAAGCTTTGGTGTTAGGCGCAACGGGGGGTACAGGCACAGTAATTATTGCGGAGCTGCTGAAGAGAGGCATAGAAACGGTTGCCTTTGGGCGTTCGCTTCCTAAGCTGGAAGGGCTGGCCCGAAGCCTCGGCCATCCCGCCGGGCTGTCTCTGAAGACTGGAGATGTCTTCAGACCCGAGGATATTGTTGCCGCTGCCGATGGGGTGGACCTGATCATTCACAGCGCTTCGGTGCCGTATAACGAAATGAGCGCACAGCTGCTGCCGATGGCGGAGTCGGTGATGCAGGCGGCATCGCAGCTGGGGAGTAAGGTTATCGCTGTGGATGGGATTTATCCCTATGGACGCCGCACGAATGAGCAGCCGATTGAGGAGCATTACCCGAAGAACCCGCATACCCGCAAAGGCCAGGTGAAGCTGGCCTTCGAGCAGCTATTCTTCAGCCCCCGCTGGGAACGGAGCCCGCGGATGATCGTGCGGCTGCCCGATTATTACGGACCTACGGCCAACGAAGCCTCCTATCTCGGATCAACGCTTGCGGCGATTGCCGCAGGCAAGCCGGCTTTCTTCATCGGCAATAAGAGCGTGCCGCGCGAATATGTCTACTTGCCTGATGCGGCCGTAATGATCGTGGAGCTGGCTCTGCGTGAGGAAGCATACGGGCAGAATTGGCATATTCCCGGCGGCGGTGTGATCTCCGGCGAGGAAATGGTGCGGATCGCCCGGCAAGTAAGCGGCAAGACAAAGCCTGTGATTCCACTGGGCGCAGCAAGTTTATCGCTGCTGGGTCTGGGGGTGCCGGTCATGAAGGAGATTGTGGAGATGCTCTATCTCACCCGGGAGCCGCTGCGCTTAAGCGGCCGGAAATATGAAGCGCTGGTCGGCCCGGTGCCGTCCACCTCTTTTGAAATAGGAATTACGGAGACGGTTAAAGAGATAATGAAACGGGGAAGATAG
- a CDS encoding YoaK family protein: MKHSEPNQEKTDGISQRRLSLARLRQVPSISSDSVSLGATLAVVGGFLDAYTFVTRDGIFANAQTGNVVLFGVEAALGQWSQALLHLPPILAFMLGVAVAETLKRPALQSVLREPARAVLLVEIAVLLIVGLLPRHVPDMFVTVAISFVASIQVSAFSRLIKWPYSSTMTTGNLRTATQAAYQAWIARDREAAERFLRFATIIASFLAGAFTGTFSSLYLGNRAIWVAAGILLLTLLLYNRELAENAPAG, from the coding sequence ATGAAACATTCAGAACCAAATCAGGAGAAAACCGATGGCATCTCTCAGCGCAGACTGTCCTTGGCCCGGCTCAGGCAAGTACCTTCCATTTCTTCAGACTCAGTCAGCCTGGGTGCCACTCTCGCCGTTGTCGGCGGATTCCTGGATGCCTACACCTTCGTTACCCGGGATGGGATATTCGCCAATGCCCAGACGGGCAATGTGGTGCTGTTTGGCGTGGAGGCAGCGCTGGGGCAGTGGAGCCAGGCCTTGCTCCATTTGCCGCCCATCCTGGCTTTTATGCTTGGGGTTGCGGTAGCCGAGACCCTCAAACGGCCTGCACTGCAATCTGTACTGCGTGAACCTGCCCGGGCCGTGCTGCTGGTGGAGATTGCGGTCCTCCTGATCGTCGGCTTGCTGCCGCGGCATGTACCTGATATGTTCGTTACCGTTGCTATTTCCTTCGTCGCTTCGATTCAAGTCTCTGCCTTCAGCAGGCTGATCAAATGGCCTTACAGCAGCACAATGACGACCGGGAATTTGCGTACTGCTACCCAGGCCGCTTACCAGGCCTGGATCGCCCGCGACCGGGAAGCTGCCGAGCGTTTCTTGCGGTTCGCTACGATCATCGCCAGCTTTCTGGCGGGAGCCTTCACAGGAACGTTCTCCTCGCTCTATCTTGGCAACCGGGCCATCTGGGTTGCCGCCGGAATTCTGCTGCTGACCCTGCTGCTGTACAACCGCGAGCTTGCGGAGAATGCTCCGGCCGGATAA
- a CDS encoding polysaccharide deacetylase family protein, whose protein sequence is MSVHPANAARMIELLSLEQRQDVYRMEVGLTHSSGFARKMLIIDEYTYMQLNQLGPFEGRRVRLSPYPKWDPFRRTFFSSLIKMNKTFSETLYFACSSDYASQLVGFWPEEELPSDSEPTSLTPEVPPPAPSPLNRRRSLRPARLVLLIGILFGCLIALFLLRMDGKLFRNSAEAYEDSVQAAEVSEFSVPAPYVPVIQAAEYQSSQMQAVPEDVQLRQQHPAEAQKEEDKLYEEIELEGDSYQYSLPQGYVALSFDDGPSKYTRQIVDILQEHGVAANFLFIGQNARRYPAEVRYADEHGMPVGNHSWDHSDMTRNSSQENRENLERATRELEQNMLSAVTVFRPPYGAVNDELAAEVGRQQMKLLLWNRDPEDWKAGNAEQVLRYFQMTDPSGGMYLLHEKAVTVKALPDIITHLKAKGLKFAIFK, encoded by the coding sequence ATGTCAGTACACCCGGCGAATGCTGCTCGGATGATAGAGCTGCTGTCGCTTGAGCAGAGGCAGGACGTCTATCGGATGGAGGTAGGTTTAACCCACAGCAGCGGTTTCGCCCGCAAAATGCTTATCATCGATGAATATACATATATGCAATTGAACCAGCTAGGCCCCTTTGAGGGGCGAAGAGTACGTTTGTCTCCCTATCCCAAGTGGGACCCCTTCCGCCGCACCTTTTTCAGCTCCCTTATCAAAATGAACAAAACCTTCAGCGAAACGCTGTATTTTGCCTGCTCCAGCGATTATGCCTCGCAGCTTGTTGGATTCTGGCCGGAGGAGGAACTCCCGTCCGATTCGGAACCAACGTCATTGACACCGGAAGTTCCGCCACCAGCGCCGAGTCCGCTGAACCGAAGAAGAAGCCTGCGGCCTGCCCGATTAGTGCTGCTGATCGGTATTCTCTTCGGCTGCCTCATCGCTTTGTTTCTCCTGCGCATGGACGGCAAGCTGTTCAGGAACAGCGCCGAAGCCTATGAAGATTCCGTTCAGGCGGCGGAAGTTTCAGAGTTCAGCGTCCCGGCTCCTTATGTGCCGGTTATTCAGGCGGCAGAATACCAGAGCAGCCAGATGCAGGCTGTCCCGGAGGACGTGCAATTGAGGCAGCAACACCCGGCGGAAGCTCAGAAGGAAGAGGATAAGCTGTATGAAGAGATAGAACTGGAGGGGGACAGCTATCAATATAGCCTGCCTCAGGGCTATGTAGCCTTGTCCTTTGACGACGGTCCCTCGAAGTATACCCGGCAGATTGTAGACATTCTGCAGGAGCATGGAGTGGCGGCCAACTTTTTGTTTATTGGACAGAATGCCCGGCGGTATCCCGCAGAAGTCAGATACGCCGATGAGCATGGTATGCCTGTAGGCAACCACTCCTGGGATCACAGTGATATGACGCGGAACAGCAGTCAGGAGAACCGGGAGAATCTGGAGAGAGCCACCCGGGAGCTTGAGCAGAACATGTTATCTGCTGTAACTGTGTTTCGCCCGCCTTATGGTGCGGTCAATGATGAACTGGCCGCAGAAGTCGGTCGGCAGCAGATGAAGCTGTTGCTCTGGAACCGTGATCCTGAAGATTGGAAGGCAGGCAATGCGGAGCAGGTTCTCCGTTACTTCCAAATGACGGACCCGTCAGGTGGAATGTATCTGCTGCATGAAAAAGCAGTTACCGTGAAGGCGCTGCCGGATATCATAACGCACCTTAAGGCGAAGGGGTTGAAATTCGCCATCTTTAAATAA